In Mercurialis annua linkage group LG5, ddMerAnnu1.2, whole genome shotgun sequence, a single genomic region encodes these proteins:
- the LOC126680954 gene encoding probable purine permease 10 isoform X2 yields MRSYKWRLKISVYVFFVLAGQTVATILGRLYFEKGGTSKWLATLVQPGGFPLILVLYLLSPPKDSPDDLDSPSKLTLAVIYVVFGVFLAANSLLYSFGLLYLPVSTYTLICASQLGFNALFSLLLNAQKFTPYIINSVFILTISSTLLVFQGDDEGSTESNKVSKGKYIIGFICTVGASAGYGLMLSSTQFCFNRILKQDNFKVVLDLIFYPSFVATGVVLVGLFASGEWNGLWKDMEDFELGNISYVMVLIWTAISWQVFSIGCTGLIFEVSSLFSNVISTFGLPIVPVLAVFVFRDKMNGLKVISMVMAIWGFVSYGYQHYVDDYKSKTGLVSLNEEDPEGLKDQILTVNEIIVLEG; encoded by the coding sequence ATGAGAAGCTACAAATGGCGGCTAAAAATATCAGTTTATGTATTCTTCGTTCTTGCTGGCCAGACAGTAGCTACAATTTTAGGAAGATTGTACTTCGAAAAAGGCGGTACCAGCAAATGGTTGGCTACACTGGTTCAACCCGGCGGATTTCCTCTTATTCTAGTTCTTTACCTCCTGTCACCGCCCAAAGATTCCCCTGATGATCTTGACTCTCCATCTAAGTTAACACTTGCAGTAATTTACGTCGTGTTTGGTGTATTTTTAGCAGCGAATAGTTTGTTATATTCGTTTGGGCTCTTATACTTACCGGTATCTACGTATACACTCATTTGTGCATCTCAATTAGGGTTCAATGCTTTGTTTTCCTTGCTACTCAATGCACAGAAATTTACACCTTACATTATCAACTCCGTCTTCATTTTAACCATTTCCTCTACTCTCCTCGTGTTCCAAGGCGATGATGAAGGCTCTACAGAATCGAACAAGGTTTCAAAGGGGAAGTACATTATCGGATTTATATGCACCGTGGGCGCTTCTGCCGGATATGGATTAATGCTTTCTTCAACTCAATTCTGTTTCAATAGAATCCTGAAACAGGATAATTTCAAGGTTGTTCTAGACTTGATATTTTACCCGTCTTTCGTGGCTACCGGAGTTGTTTTAGTCGGACTTTTCGCCAGCGGAGAATGGAACGGATTGTGGAAAGACATGGAAGATTTTGAGCTAGGAAATATTTCTTACGTAATGGTTTTGATTTGGACGGCTATAAGTTGGCAGGTTTTTTCAATTGGGTGTACAGGATTAATCTTTGAAGTTTCTTCACTCTTCTCCAATGTCATTAGTACTTTCGGTTTACCGATTGTTCCGGTGCTCGCCGTGTTTGTTTTCCGGGATAAAATGAATGGGTTGAAGGTGATTTCAATGGTGATGGCGATAtggggatttgtttcatatgggTATCAGCATTATGTTGATGATTACAAGTCTAAGACAGGATTAGTTAGTCTCAATGAAGAGGATCCTGAAGGTTTAAAAGATCAAATACTCACAGTTAATGAAATAATTGTCTTAGAgggttaa
- the LOC126680954 gene encoding purine permease 21-like isoform X1 — protein sequence MGEAQQLQLQVIGQKSESPNKPDHTNLTNRPTFSPMRSYKWRLKISVYVFFVLAGQTVATILGRLYFEKGGTSKWLATLVQPGGFPLILVLYLLSPPKDSPDDLDSPSKLTLAVIYVVFGVFLAANSLLYSFGLLYLPVSTYTLICASQLGFNALFSLLLNAQKFTPYIINSVFILTISSTLLVFQGDDEGSTESNKVSKGKYIIGFICTVGASAGYGLMLSSTQFCFNRILKQDNFKVVLDLIFYPSFVATGVVLVGLFASGEWNGLWKDMEDFELGNISYVMVLIWTAISWQVFSIGCTGLIFEVSSLFSNVISTFGLPIVPVLAVFVFRDKMNGLKVISMVMAIWGFVSYGYQHYVDDYKSKTGLVSLNEEDPEGLKDQILTVNEIIVLEG from the exons ATGGGAGAAGCTCAACAACTACAACTTCAAGTCATAG GCCAGAAATCAGAATCACCAAACAAACCTGATCACACCAACCTGACCAACCGGCCGACGTTTTCTCCAATGAGAAGCTACAAATGGCGGCTAAAAATATCAGTTTATGTATTCTTCGTTCTTGCTGGCCAGACAGTAGCTACAATTTTAGGAAGATTGTACTTCGAAAAAGGCGGTACCAGCAAATGGTTGGCTACACTGGTTCAACCCGGCGGATTTCCTCTTATTCTAGTTCTTTACCTCCTGTCACCGCCCAAAGATTCCCCTGATGATCTTGACTCTCCATCTAAGTTAACACTTGCAGTAATTTACGTCGTGTTTGGTGTATTTTTAGCAGCGAATAGTTTGTTATATTCGTTTGGGCTCTTATACTTACCGGTATCTACGTATACACTCATTTGTGCATCTCAATTAGGGTTCAATGCTTTGTTTTCCTTGCTACTCAATGCACAGAAATTTACACCTTACATTATCAACTCCGTCTTCATTTTAACCATTTCCTCTACTCTCCTCGTGTTCCAAGGCGATGATGAAGGCTCTACAGAATCGAACAAGGTTTCAAAGGGGAAGTACATTATCGGATTTATATGCACCGTGGGCGCTTCTGCCGGATATGGATTAATGCTTTCTTCAACTCAATTCTGTTTCAATAGAATCCTGAAACAGGATAATTTCAAGGTTGTTCTAGACTTGATATTTTACCCGTCTTTCGTGGCTACCGGAGTTGTTTTAGTCGGACTTTTCGCCAGCGGAGAATGGAACGGATTGTGGAAAGACATGGAAGATTTTGAGCTAGGAAATATTTCTTACGTAATGGTTTTGATTTGGACGGCTATAAGTTGGCAGGTTTTTTCAATTGGGTGTACAGGATTAATCTTTGAAGTTTCTTCACTCTTCTCCAATGTCATTAGTACTTTCGGTTTACCGATTGTTCCGGTGCTCGCCGTGTTTGTTTTCCGGGATAAAATGAATGGGTTGAAGGTGATTTCAATGGTGATGGCGATAtggggatttgtttcatatgggTATCAGCATTATGTTGATGATTACAAGTCTAAGACAGGATTAGTTAGTCTCAATGAAGAGGATCCTGAAGGTTTAAAAGATCAAATACTCACAGTTAATGAAATAATTGTCTTAGAgggttaa